One Archangium lipolyticum DNA segment encodes these proteins:
- a CDS encoding cupin-like domain-containing protein, with translation MHPGSSRLAPEWQQWLAENLAQGAAPDEVATALLSAGVSEEVARAEVAAADQHPFVRAARGIARRYARMESLMDVYSELHRQAGHHRTVEKRAGLSPEEFFTRYYFGHRPVVLQGLMEDWPALRRWSLDYFRDTCGEAEVEIMSGRDSNPNHSFEHDRHRSTVRMAEFLRMIAEAGETNDFYMVPRNDNWQRDGLRPLREDVRAPRGIIDPSLDPPSMTLLLGPAGTLTPLHHDRMNVLLAQVLGRKHVKLIPSFQPHRVYPRDGTFSHVDASNPDPSRHSAFQEAHMVEVVLEPGELIFIPVGWWHWVRALDVSATVTFHHFQIPEGNTLMVLPP, from the coding sequence ATGCATCCAGGAAGCTCCCGTCTCGCACCCGAGTGGCAACAGTGGCTCGCGGAGAATCTCGCCCAGGGCGCGGCTCCCGATGAGGTCGCCACCGCGCTCCTCTCGGCCGGAGTGAGCGAGGAGGTGGCTCGCGCGGAGGTCGCCGCCGCCGATCAACACCCCTTCGTCCGGGCGGCACGCGGCATCGCCCGCCGCTACGCGCGCATGGAGTCGCTCATGGACGTCTACAGCGAGCTCCACCGCCAGGCGGGACATCACCGGACCGTGGAGAAGCGCGCCGGACTGTCCCCCGAGGAGTTCTTCACCCGCTACTACTTCGGCCACCGCCCCGTCGTGCTCCAGGGGCTCATGGAGGACTGGCCCGCCCTGCGCCGCTGGTCACTCGACTACTTCCGCGACACCTGCGGCGAGGCCGAAGTGGAGATCATGTCCGGCCGCGACTCCAACCCGAATCACTCCTTCGAACACGACCGGCACCGCTCCACCGTCCGCATGGCGGAGTTCCTCCGGATGATCGCCGAGGCCGGCGAGACCAACGACTTCTACATGGTCCCGCGCAACGACAACTGGCAGCGCGACGGCCTGCGCCCCCTCCGCGAGGACGTCCGCGCACCCCGAGGCATCATCGACCCGTCGCTCGATCCGCCCTCCATGACGCTGCTGCTCGGCCCCGCCGGCACCCTCACCCCTCTCCACCATGACAGGATGAACGTCCTGCTGGCCCAGGTCCTCGGCCGCAAACACGTCAAGCTCATCCCCTCCTTCCAGCCCCACCGGGTCTACCCCCGCGACGGCACCTTCAGTCACGTGGATGCCTCGAACCCCGATCCCTCGCGCCACTCCGCCTTCCAGGAAGCCCACATGGTGGAGGTGGTGCTCGAACCCGGAGAGCTCATCTTCATCCCCGTGGGCTGGTGGCATTGGGTGCGCGCGCTCGACGTCAGCGCCACCGTCACCTTCCATCACTTCCAAATCCCAGAGGGGAACACCCTCATGGTGCTCCCCCCCTGA